A window of Syntrophales bacterium contains these coding sequences:
- the buk gene encoding butyrate kinase: MEPAKKLLVINVGSTSTKVAIFKGEKAIAVDTIRYTAEELSKFSTLEDQLPRREEDVINFILTKGIPPEEIDLIVSRGGLGKPSPAGAYRINEKMCSDLIEGKYGKHPSALGPAMALRLSEKTGKPAIVIDAPSTDEFQPIARISGIPEVERKSAFHALNQKAAARRLAKQLGKRYEEINCVVAHIGGGITIGAHRKGEVIDCTHGLSEGPFTPERAGGLPSLELINLAFSGKYEKKQLESYLVGRGGLTAYLGTNDAQKIEEMISKGDEKAKLIYEAMAYQIAKDIGAMATVLKGELEAIVITGGLAHSSMLINWIEDRVKFIAPVFVFPGEDEMQALAEGGLRVLSGEEKVAEYE, encoded by the coding sequence ATGGAGCCTGCAAAAAAACTGTTAGTCATCAACGTTGGTTCTACGTCAACAAAAGTAGCCATCTTCAAAGGTGAAAAGGCAATCGCTGTGGACACCATACGTTATACAGCCGAAGAGCTATCAAAATTTTCCACCCTTGAGGACCAGCTACCTCGAAGAGAAGAAGACGTTATCAACTTTATTCTAACAAAAGGGATTCCACCAGAGGAAATTGATCTGATAGTCAGTCGTGGAGGACTGGGGAAACCATCTCCAGCTGGGGCATACCGCATAAATGAAAAAATGTGTTCAGACCTCATAGAGGGGAAATACGGTAAACACCCCTCAGCACTAGGACCAGCAATGGCACTCCGTTTATCCGAGAAAACGGGAAAGCCGGCGATTGTAATTGATGCACCAAGCACAGATGAATTCCAACCCATTGCCAGGATCTCGGGCATTCCCGAAGTGGAAAGGAAAAGCGCATTTCACGCTTTAAACCAGAAAGCAGCGGCAAGACGCCTGGCAAAGCAACTGGGGAAAAGATATGAGGAAATTAACTGTGTGGTGGCACACATCGGTGGAGGTATAACCATTGGAGCACACAGAAAAGGAGAAGTTATCGATTGCACCCACGGTCTTTCAGAGGGACCCTTTACACCTGAAAGGGCCGGGGGCTTGCCCTCTTTAGAGCTTATAAATCTAGCCTTTTCGGGCAAATACGAAAAAAAACAATTAGAAAGTTACCTGGTTGGACGGGGAGGGCTTACCGCTTACCTCGGAACCAACGACGCCCAAAAAATAGAAGAAATGATCTCCAAAGGAGATGAGAAGGCAAAACTCATATACGAGGCTATGGCTTACCAGATTGCAAAAGACATCGGGGCCATGGCCACAGTTTTAAAAGGGGAACTCGAAGCCATAGTAATTACAGGTGGGTTAGCCCATTCTTCCATGCTCATCAACTGGATTGAAGATCGAGTGAAATTTATTGCACCCGTCTTTGTCTTTCCCGGAGAGGATGAAATGCAAGCCCTCGCCGAAGGGGGCCTTAGAGTTTTGTCAGGTGAAGAAAAGGTAGCGGAGTACGAATAA